A region of the Megalops cyprinoides isolate fMegCyp1 chromosome 21, fMegCyp1.pri, whole genome shotgun sequence genome:
CCGTGGCCCATGGAGGGGTTTGTAAGTGCtgcccaaacaaaaaaaatgccctAACGCCCTTATGTCAGTTTTCATTCCATTATTCCCATAATAGCTGGGCATTATATTGGGAAGGGAGGGGGTCACTTCCGCAGGCCCGAGAGAGAAGGGAACAGGTGGATGGTGATGTGGTGAGTGGGCTGGAAGCTTGTTTATGGACTGAGGAGAGTCCAGGAGTGGGAGTGAGGGCCTCATCGGTCAGTCTGTCATCCctccacccaaacacacacacacatataaacatacatatacaaacacacacattcacaaacatattcacacacacatgcacacacatgaatacacacacacaggcaaattcacactatcaaacacacacactctctcacacacacactgcatcttaAAGCTTTTTCTACTGGTAATTAGGAGTGTAGATTTTGTTCATTTAGCTTTGCAGGTGATTAATCAAATgccttatttcatttcattttatcatgGAAGTGAAATGGTTGTGCAAGAGTTCGGGGTAGGGGATGAGTGAGAGGCAATTTTGGCACATAATGTGGTCACCTCAAGAGCTTCAGTCATTCCAGGTGCAAAAGCCCCTTTCCGTCTGCGGAGCCGGGTGTTCATCTCATCTCAGAACGACAGCCGAGAACAACGTTATTTACAGTGAGCGTTCCGACGCGTCGTCCTTTGGATCGAGTCCATGAGTGCGAGGGCGGCTGGCACAGTTCTGCTGCTGGCACACACacgagggggcgaggggggaggGCGGGAGGGGGGCGGGAGCCGGGGGCGGTGACGGGGGAGTGTCCCGCTCTCAAACCCCGTTGACCAATAGCGCGGGGGGAGCGGGGCGCTGGGCCGCAGAGAAGGTGTCCTGCTCAGAATCTGCAGAATGCTCCAGGGACATGCGACCGAAGCGGCTCTCCAGGTTGGTTCTTTTCTTGGCGGCGTTGCTGGGGCCGTCGCTCTGTTCACCCTCAGCTCCCTCTGCCCGGTctcctgaacacacacacacacacacacacacacacacacacacacagaggcacaaagTTAttaagagcacacacacaccttcagagCAAGAgcttttacatttgcattacattcattacatttttactcttATTACTCTGTCGCTATTCTGTTCACAGACTAGTCCGTGGTCTGTATTACAGGTACTTTCCTCTGACCTCCAACAGCCTCTTCCTGTAACTCAAATGGAATGATGTGTTTGCCTGAACTTCTGCTTCACTCAGTCTTTCCCTCTCAGGTGAGGATGCCAATTCCCTTCCGTATCACAGGgtcctgctctctcacacacatgcatgtgtttaatctcatctctctctgggtttctctctctcactcactcactcactcactcactcactcacctcGCTCCAGGTCGCACTCCGGGGACGACGCCCCGCTGCACTCACTCCGTGGGCCCAGGACAGGGGACATGAGCCCGAATGCACACAAGGAGACGGGGCCCGGCAGGTCCAGACTGCTGGGTCGGGGCGAGGAGGAGGGCGAGGTAGAGGGCGAGGCGGGGGCCGAGGCTGGGGGCGAGGCGGGGGGCGAGGCGGGGGAGGACGTGGAAGAGGGACACGGACAGGGCAAGTCCGGGGGGGAGGTGGCAAGCCCCGAGCTGATGCTGCATGTGGACCGGGTCTCATAGTCCTCCTCTGACATGCCACTGTTACAGCTCTCATCCTCGAATGACACCGACACCACTGCAAGACACAAGAGAAACATCCATTCAGAGGACCTGGCAAATCTCTGCAATCTCATTGGTTGAAGGAGGAGCCCCACCGTTACATCACTATAACCTACAAAGACCCACAATTCAGTACTTTTGTGCACAACTTTCAGTACAACAGAGTTTTGCCAAAGTCAAAGACACCACGTCACGAATGGAATAGGTCTCTGGGGTATTTATTACCAAGGTAATTCTCAATACATCTTGTAACACATTTGTTAAGCAAGTGTCCTTCTCCGGAGATGATTCCATAAAATGCTGGTCATAAATCTTATGCATTCTGAACGACTGACCTTCAAGTGAGGAATCATTAACTTTGCTGTGAAGCGGCAAAAATTCACAGAATCGAAGAGCATTACCCTTCAAACCCAGACATAAACAAACAACGCTGTTTCGAATGGCCCTTTCACCACGACATCACTCTCAGCTGTCATCTGCTAGCTGTCAGCTACCATCCACAGAGGCAAATACAGAACCAGTAGCTGCTGAAGCCCGGACGTAGTGACTCAGTATGTCACACATGGTGGAAGGGGCTGGCCGCCCTACTGTCGTGACACTCACTGGATATACCGTCCGACTCCATCTTGAAGTTGGCGATGTCGTCCCCGGAGACGCCGTCGCCCTCGGCGCCCACGCCCCGCCCCCGGGGCCCCATGGCGGAGGAGCGGCGGCGTTCGTGGATCTCGTCGGAGATGGTCTCCAGGTTACGGAGCGCCGTCCGGTACTCGGCCTTGGCCAGGGCCAGCTTGGCCTGTCGCTCGTCCACCTTCTTCTTCAGTTGCTGGAGGAGGGGACGGGGAGGGGGGATCACCACAGAGAACCGCACAAAGAACAGTAATGGATACAAGGGGAACCCGTATTGGGTTAAGACACCACACCCAAGGGGATGCATGGTCAAAGCCCATGTGTGACATCAAGGCGTTTAATGCATACTGTTGCAGTAATGATCCAGATGCATtcctctgtgtgtatatgcgtgtgtatgtatgtatgtaaatgtgaacGCACCAGGAATGATATCATTCCATCTCAAAAGACTTGAGCCCAACAACCATCATCTCAGAACTTCTTGCTCCctcatttattatgttttgagGTCTCATTCCCTGAAAACATCTATTTGTACTGTAACCAGGTGTGTCCACtagatcagcgtttctcaaacctctcctggagtaccccctgccctgcatgttttagatctctccctgctccaacacagctgattcaaatgatccactcgttatgaactcctgaagctgcttaataacaaactgatcatttgaatcagctgtgttggagcagggagagatctaaaacctgcagggcagggggtactccaggagaggtttgagaaacgctgcactCGATGATGCTGCCTGGAATTGGTCATTTGAAAGACAACAAAATGAAGGTATGTAATTCTCTTCACAGATAAGTGTAATCGTGACAGTTTTGGACCCAAACAACATGCCATGTCTTTAGAGTTTAATTTGAGGAGTACAGCTCCATACTAATGGTCAACATGGTCAAAATGATTTACTTGTGTCTATgcaaacattaaacattttcacaaaaaacagcataagATGTCCCCCCCAACCTCGTGATACAATGGCAGAAAGTTCTGAGATGGGTGGTGTCGAAACCTCTTCTCTTTACATCGTTTGCCATAAAACGAGCCTCCTCTTTAATGTAGAGATTACTGTATTATTAGCCTGCTGAAATGATTTAGTACGGTCATGTGTCAGACTCCACCCGAGAAGCAGAGCAGGGCGGATGATGACAAACACAAGGCGGCAGGATGTTCTAATGTCTGCGACCTTCTCGGCACCGCCCGCATCGGTGCACTGACGCAGCTGGTGTTTTCTCTATTACAGGCACATATGATGCAACCATCAGAATCCCCGCGAGGTcagacacatgtgcacataataaTTAAGCACCTACCTCAAGCTGCAGATAGTATTTTGCCTTCAGTTCAAAATAGGGcctagagagagagggggagagagagagagagagagggagagggagagggagagggagagagagaaaattagtGTGATTGAAAAAACCCTGGAATAGTACAGTATGCGTCACCATGGCAACCGTGGACCTCGGAAAAAACACGTTCCATCACAGTGAGCCGTCACATTCCCTGGGCTCCCCAGGGGGAAAAACAGGGCCGAGGCTgccagagagagcgagagagctcTCGTTTTCCTCCAGAACCCAGAGGGCCGTCTCACATCTGGCCTGCATTAGTCCCAGGCGCAGCTGGCTGCCAGGGAGCCATTCAAATGTAAACACCCAGCCCTGGCctccagcaacagcaacagcagccaaaCCGCCCAAACCCAGGCCTCCAGCGGAGGAAGGCAGTCAGAGCCCCCGGGGCCTGGAAACAACACTTCTCCTGTTTCAGATACCCACTTCTTCAATCACCCCTACAGCCACACTCCATTTTTCACCCAAACGAGCACCATTGACTATTTCATGTGTGAAAGGAGAACTGAAATggcatttacattatattatattattgtcatttagcaaacactcctatgcaacttacatacagtaggttaccaatttttatgcatttatacagctagatatttactcaagcaattctgagctaagtaccttgcccaagggtacaacagcagtgcccttgcagggaattgaaccagcaaccttttggttacggaTAACGCTGTAAATGACATCCAGCGGTCAGCGTCCTTCCGTGGGCGGCGGCCGGCAGACCCGCTCACCTCGACTTGTTGATGGTTCGCTTCAGCTTCTTCTCCAGCTGCTTCATGTGGCCGATGGCGCTGTTGTATTTCGCCGCCGTCTCCTTGTGCACCAGCTCGCTGCGCGCCTTCGTCTGCTCCGCCTCCATCACCTGCAGCAGCCAATGAGGAACAACTGTCAGCctctgagctgtttttttttttttttttgtttttagtctCTATGGAAGCCTGACACTTTCACCCTCATTCAAGAGGAAGAGGTGAGTCAAAACAGTCATTGAATTTGAATATTacatactattattattactgttactatTCCTACTGCTAGTCACCTATGCAACAGCAAAGACTAAACTTGCAAAGGATGAAATTCTGAGCACTGGATTATGGGTACTACTGTTGGAGGAACACTTTAAGTGATGCCTAACCGCTACTTACCCTCTGGGTGGCGTGGTTGAGCATCTCCTGCCATGCCGAGTCAAACTGCCGgctgtcctcctccagcagTCTCTGCTCCGCCAGGGATATGGTCTCTTTGGCAGCACGCAGCACCTCTATGGCCCTCTGGTAGTCCTGTGTGGCTCTCTGAGCCTCCAGCTGGGCCtgcacacacaggggagaaacACTGCCTCAGGATGGACGTGCGTCACCCAGGCCCCCGGTCACAGTCAACCAGACACTCGGTCACAGTCAACCAGACATTCAATAACAGACCCTTAGTCACGGTACACCAGACCCTCAGTTCTGAGGCTGAGTGACAACCAAGACAGTCTTCTTGCCAATGTGGGCTGTCAAAGAACCAGTCTGCCaccaaccgccccccccccccaatccctccaAACCCAGCAGCTGTGCTGAACCGAGTGGACAACTCACACAGCCACAAACCGagccacaaacacaacagacagcatCACCTCAGCACAAATTCCTATTTGAGCAGTAAATATGTCACCAGGGCAGGGAATTTTGGAGCAGGTCGACCTGCAGGTGTGAGAGAAGGAGTAACACCCTCTTCCACCTTGAACATCCATCAACGATGCTTGCGAAACAGAGTGACCTGCTAACACTAGATCTGTCCTCCAGAGCAACGCACAGGACACGCACAGGACACGCAGCTTTCTCAAGGAGTGTGCCAGCTTCGTACACACATGCTAACCAAATATCAGCCTGTTCCTGCCCAAAATAGCTGAACACATGCAGTTGTcatgtgtgttttgaaacattcctGGGGGAAAAAGCAACTTAAGGAAACAGCAGGTACCAAAGGTCTAAATCGTTGACCATGAATTATGGTATTACATAATGTGCTTGTGTAAGTGAAGGGCTAGTTATGTCAGACCTGACCATTTCACATATCTGGTCAAGTATAAGCTGTGCATGTGAGGTCTTATGCATGGGTCAACAACATTATATAGGACACAAGTGAAGCCCTGGAGGACTGCACAACACCCAGCAAGCTTCAGGGTAAACTACAGATAAACTTAGAAAATTACATTGCTACTCTTCATCGTCCAACCTTGAGACACAGGCATGGTTTAAATGGCTATACCTAGACACATCACCTTCGTGTGCATGTACTACTGAAAGACAAATCTTTGCGATATCACCGTGGATTCCCTGCCATtacaaaaaacagctgtgtcacatgacaaaTGAGTTTTCGTAGATGAAATGGAGTGTAAATCTAAACATGGTTTTCCCCTTAAATACACTGCAGTACAGACTCAAACCGGTAGTCTTTCCAAGTTTCCCTTTAGCCCATATCTTCAGTTTGCATAGCTGTGAGGAACCACATCAAGAGTTATAGCCCTTtcggttttgtttttaaccttttCTGTCATTATTAACGACCAGGAGACCTGCTGGtcaacatacatacaaatgcagACTATTTACTTACTTGTCACCTACTGTATATGAGTAAATAAGATCTGCTTAACCACTTGAAACTGCCTGACAGCCCAAATCATAGGGTGTTTGaggttaataataatacaggctaatatgaaattatgaagaGCTTTTTTTAGATCAGTGAAATTTCATGCTGTGAGATACatgcttaaaatgcattttacaaggATGAGTACTCCTGGATAAGTTTTGAAACTGAAATCCTCCTCCACGTGGATAAACTAGACAACAATATCACACAAAGGGGTAAGTGAACAGGCTACACAACCGAGTTTCTTCTACATACAGTTTAATCCATGGGCTTCATTCATCCTCAAGCGCATGCACAAATTTGAGGTTCAGAtgagtgtacacacacagaaagcccaCATCTCACTTGTGTCACTTCCAGTTGCTTATTTTAACACTGAGAGTCGGTGTAACGGCCATCGTGTGTTGCCATGGGGTTCCTTAGTCAGGGCATTACTCATCCACCCCGCCCTGCCCAGAGTAACGGCAATTTCAGCGTTTTGCCATGGGAGAAAGCTCAAATTTGATTACGCCTGCCAGCGCAGCACATTCCTCCAACAGCTCGTCCCTTGTTCTCTTCACATGACGGGAGCCTCATACAGTACGTTGAAGACACTGTCCTGTTTGTGACATCTCATTCCATTGTAGCCACACGCAATCTCATCCGGGTGTTTACATGCGAAAATCGGCTACATCCCCCACCGTAGTGGACCGTGGGGGAACCATTCAGCATTGTGGGAGTGCATGTGCACAACAGAAATTCTACCCAGCAGGATCGTCCCTTGAGAATCTTCAACAAAGATGTCGGTCGCATGGGGAGAGCAGACACTGACGCTAAAAGGACACACTTATGGTacaatggatacacttatgttctactgggctggaagtcgctctggataagagcatctgcttaatgaataatgtaaatgtaaaatgatgctTCAGACAAAAGGCATACAGTCTCCTCATGTGCATAATAAAGAGTTTAATATGATAAAATGACACATGACACTCAATGTAGTTGCACCCACACCTAATAGATGATGGACACCCCACCAGGACTCCTCCAACTTCCTTCCTCCTTCATATAAAGCCAGGGACTCACGGCACATATAAGATGCcacacttctttttttatctggGACTGCTATTTTTAACTTTGCTTCAAAGataaagaaaacatcaaagTGTGGTACTTCTTCCCAGCTGTCTGATAAGAAGCTGCATCTGAACAAAGGAATGTGGGCAAAGAGGGGttgagtcagtcagtgagtcCGAGCCCGACAAAGCGTGGAGTGTTTCAGAATTCTGGGTATTTCCGTGCCACTATGTGAAACACAGTCAGTGCCTTCTCAATAATTCAACCTTCTTGTTGGAAATATGTCCACATCTGCAGACCAGGACTCAGGCTAAGGTTAGAACACAGGGCTTTCTGATCACCAGCCCCATTTAAAAACCCACCTCTACAAGTCAACACAGTTTCCTCTCCTTCCATGTATCTACTCCAATTCTGGGAAGAACATTGACTGCGAGGCCTTCTGAGCATCAGGCTGTGGCCTGACTGGACAGCATTCTCAGCCCAACCAAGACCAAAGAGCAAACCATACGTCAGAACGAAGAACGCAGCCACAGTGATGTCTTTGTGACTTTGCAGAAACGCACCCCAAAACAAATATCTTGACCTGACTGCTgtcgttttcttttttccatgccCTACTTTTCTGTTTAAAACCCACGGAGGAAACTTTGTGAGCCTGTTTATGACTGTTAACGGAGCCATTAGAGGCCGGCCAGGAGACATGACTCACAGCTTGGACAGCGGGACTTCCACTCAGAGCTCCCACTGAGAGCCTCCACCAGGAGGCCCATCATATAAAAACATTCAATAACGGAACAAGAATGCAATAATGTTGTGGAGTTTGAGTTCACTTTAAATCCCATTTGATAAAACAGGAGATTAATATCAAAAGATTTTGATATAAGTACTGCTTGTGAAACTGCTTGTGTCACAGGTTGACACAGATATCAGTTCACAGAAGATTACAGGCTATAGTGTATCTCCCTGCTAGACTATTAGATTTGTATGATAGATTTTTCCAGTTGCCAGggacaaacattttctttggtCACAAGAGGGAAGGCCAAAATGGTCCCccatggggagagagagagaagtaacCAGATCCTAACCAGTCTTCTCACTCCACACATTCATCACTGTGTGGCAAAGCTGGCTACAGACGTGCCCGGAGACTTCTCAAGGGAGAATGACGCCATAACATGACTTCATTCAAGCTCGTATACCGTGGCCCCTGACCCACAGGCCGTGCCATCAGCTGTGGGAGTCTGAGAATGGAGGTGATGAAATGTTACTGTTGGCCGTGACCAATATGTTCTGTGAGGTAGGAAAACAGGCCTGACTTCACCAACAACAGTGAGTCTCAGTTATGGCAGCAACAAAATccaaatttgcatttaatccACTCAGATGTTACAgctgttcattaaaatgcataatgagCTTAacagtgagacagtgtgagatgaaattaattaataaccATGTTTTTATTGACCTCATATCTGAGAGCCAGTAAGATTTAACCCCAAATTAAAGTTGAGAGGCAAGTTTCAGTACCACACAGAATACATACAGaccctttttgtttttagttttctgtTGTGAATTCAAAAAGAATAACTCATGGTTACCTTTTGTGTCACCTGACTAGATCTCACTGACATtcccactgacactgactgttATTCTTGAGCTCCATAACAAAACTGCAGCCCAAATCTCAAATTTTAAATCAGTCAAAAATTAATTGCCCACAAATGTCCTCACAAAACTGCTGTGACACATGCACCATTACATAAACACTATGGAGACAAAAGCCAAAAGTATCAGATGGCCTCACAGGAGCAAAGGACCCCTGGCTCTCTGCTTCAACTCAAACGCCAGTCTGACGCGGACACAGCGCCAGCCCTGACGTGTCATATATCCCACCGCAGCTGCTAGAGTCCTGATCTGTGACGCTATGGTTTTggaaggggggaaaggggggggaaAGGATGCAAAGCTGCTTAGCAATCCCCCGCCCAGCACCCTCAGCACAGCCATACTGTGTCATCGCTGTGGCGGGATGTTGAATAATGGCGCCTGGCGCCATTCGCTGCCGCGTTTGCGTAACTCTGCTGACCGGAGTGCCCGCAGATCACCGGAGCATGGTGAAGTATCTCAACAGCCCGCAACGAGCAGCTCCACACGCTGCGCCCTGACCCGCCGGTCTCTGGTGGCTCTGAGCTTCCCAAGATGGCCCCCATGGGGGAAAATGCCAAATTTTATGGCGTCGTTTTGGAAATGACGCTGGTTCCAATTCCCGGTAATCCCTGGATGCTTCTGTCTTTATTCTGTTTCTCATAGAGCTTATTTGTGAGGGACTGCTTTAACCATTAACCAGATTTGTAGCACATCACCACCACAATCCCTCATTCCCCCTtcacccaaccccaccccaatCTTTGGccactttttaaacttttttctaACTTTCTAAGTATTGTGAGTGCCCTGTACAAGAACcaccaaataaaaatattggCATTAGTATTGGTATTGGTATCAGTATCTGTATTAGTATTCCCTTCgtaacatttctgttttagtATGGCCCATATGAACCCCTCTGACCAGTGGCTGCTGTACAGTGGCTGCTCTACAGAAATAACTCCCCAGGTGGATTTGTGCCCAATTCGTAGAGTCATCCCACCTGCCTACAAAACAGTAACGGCAGTCGACTCAGAGGTGGCTGTGCTGTTCTATGAACTGGGTCTTACGGAGCTGCTCAGGCAAAGCGCAGCACTCTGCAGTCCTGGGGAAGCTCGGGCAGGGCAGCCAGCGCAGCACAGCTTGAATTTTAAATTGGGCGTTGTcctccaaaaaaacaacagcagactGCCTGACCTACTTCATTCAAGTCCCTTGCTTTCGATGACGTGAGGGAAAACAAGGTAACAATGTATATTTAATGAGAAGGAAGGATACAAAAACCCAGCTCGCACTCTATACTGAAAAAGACTAACTGCACAACAAACTCCAGTGACCCCACACCTATTTCTGACCCACGATCTCTGACCTATTTCCTCCTCAGCTAAAGACAGCAAGAATGACCTCACAAAAGAGGTAGTTTGCCTGAAAACCCTTCACCCTGAGAGTCATATCTGTTGTAATGTGATATTATAAACACTGTGAGCTGTAAAGCTTGCTTTTATGGCACATATTTGGAGTGCCCGGATCAAAACAACCATTTAGTTCCTCAGCCCTTCCTTAGCGCTGATCACGTTATATTATATGATTACAGACATTCGTCAAGTCTCCTGTTTACCCCAGAGGTAGTTATACGCTCACAGTGTCTTCTACTTTCAAAATCCCATCTATCATAAATATGACACAGCTGTTCATAAAACCACATGGGAAAGTACAAATGCTGCCAAAGATTCCTTAGCCACAGCAACTAAATGCatgattaaatgtttaaagtgaATTAAAGTTGAGTTTCAGCCCCTCCTTTAGACAAAAGGCTGGTATGTTTTGGTACAATGGAAACCACATAGGAGTTCCCTACATCTCCCTGAAAGTCCCCCTCATTGGAggacagcaaacagcaaaccGCCAGCAAACAGAGACAATTATCATGttgcataattcatttcagaCTGGCTTTTTAAATCTCCCCCGTCACCATCCAGGGAACCCAGCACAAGCACCAGCAATTAAGTTGATCCAGTCCTGCCTGGACCAACGTTCAATAGCAGCACTCCATGTTCAACAGTCCTGTGTTTGAATGAGCGGTATTAGGTAATACTAGCGTGCAGTGTCAGTCCAAATGTCCTGGAGAACCTTAACATACATGCCCTACTTTCTGTACATATAACATTTCATCACGGAAAGATTGTCTAGATTGGCAGGGGAAACCTTTCCAATAGGATGAAAATGACTGGagattaaatgt
Encoded here:
- the LOC118796580 gene encoding SH3 domain-binding protein 5-like is translated as MDNLEKGNKSDEDCELPEEEEVDPRIQGELEKLNQSTDDINRWETELEDARQRFRAVLVEATVKLDELVKKIGKPVEDSKPYWEARRIARQAQLEAQRATQDYQRAIEVLRAAKETISLAEQRLLEEDSRQFDSAWQEMLNHATQRVMEAEQTKARSELVHKETAAKYNSAIGHMKQLEKKLKRTINKSRPYFELKAKYYLQLEQLKKKVDERQAKLALAKAEYRTALRNLETISDEIHERRRSSAMGPRGRGVGAEGDGVSGDDIANFKMESDGISMVSVSFEDESCNSGMSEEDYETRSTCSISSGLATSPPDLPCPCPSSTSSPASPPASPPASAPASPSTSPSSSPRPSSLDLPGPVSLCAFGLMSPVLGPRSECSGASSPECDLERGDRAEGAEGEQSDGPSNAAKKRTNLESRFGRMSLEHSADSEQDTFSAAQRPAPPALLVNGV